In Kordiimonas sp. SCSIO 12610, the sequence AGAATAAAATCTCTTTCACTGTGCCTGATTTGGTCGAAGGAATTTGGTTCATAACCTTCATCGCTTCGATGATTAAAAGAGTGTCGCCTTCTTTAACTTTATCACCAACTTTGACAAATGCTGCTGCGTCCGGAGAAGGTGATGCATAGGCTGTTCCTACCATCGGCGCTGTAACAGCGCCTGGGTGATCGGCGGCATTGCTTGCGGCTGCTGGAGCCGCTGCAACAGGAGTCGCAGGAGCAGCAGCAACTGGCGCCGCTGCAACAGGAGCAACAGGTGCCTGAGGAGGCGCGCTATAACTTAACGTGCTTGGCACATCACGGCCAACGCGAATACGGAAATCATCTTCCTCAACTTCAATTTCTGAAAGGGTTGATTTATCAAGAAGCTCAGCAAGTTCTCTGATAAGTTCTTTATAATCGTTTAGTTTTGACATTTGGTATTATCCCTTGATCATGAACCTTGTTGCAGAAGATCGGCAAGAGCCGTAACTGCGAGTTTGTAGCCATTTGCACCGAAGCCACAAATGACGCCTGCGCTGACATCGGACACAAATGAATGGTGACGATAATCTTCGCGGGCAAAAATGTTTGATAGATGTACCTCAATCACAGGTACATCAATAGCTGCAATAGCATCGTGTATGGCAACAGATGTATGTGTATAGGCTGCGGCATTTATAATGATGCCAGCGGCACTGCGACCACCTTCCTGAATCCAGTCCACCAGTTCACCTTCGGTGTTGGTTTGCCGAAAATCGCAGGCATAGCCGCACTCGGAAGCTTTTGCAGAGGAAATTTCCTGCAAATCAGCGAGTGTGGTTTCACCGTATATATCGACTTCTCTGGTTCCAAGGAGGTTTAGATTTGGTCCATTAAGGATATAAATAAGATTATTCTTGTTATCGCTCATTTTCCAAATCCAAAAGTTTATAGATCGCTTGATGCATCCTATATAATGCCATATGCATAGTATGCAAAGCCGTAACGGCAAATTAGTTTAATTATTTGATGTCATAAGAAATTTGATATGATCACATTGATTATTAATGGTGATGAAAAACGCACAAAGGCTGGGCAAAATCTGGCTGAACTCCTGGAAAGTATGGAAATAAATCCAACGAAGGTTGCAGTTGAACGCAATAGAGAGATTGTCCCCAAATCTACCTATCATGACGTTATGATCGAAGAAGGTGATCAGTTAGAGATTGTCCATTTCATTGGTGGGGGCCTTTTAGGTCGATAAAAACATAAATATAAGAAGAGTGATATGAGTGATACTTGGAATATAGCTGGAACCGAATATTCATCTAGATTGATTGTTGGGACTGGAAAATATAAGGATTTTGAACAAACTGCTGCTGCGGTTGAAGCGTCTGGCGCTGAAATTGTTACGGTTGCTGTCCGTCGCGTTAATGTTAGTAATCCTAACGAGCCGATGCTTGTCGATTATTTGGACCCGAAAAAAATCACGTATCTGCCGAATACCGCGGGTTGTTTTACGGCTGATGACGCCGTTCGGACCTTGCGTTTGGCGCGTGAAGCTGGTGGTTGGGACCTTGTGAAACTTGAAGTGCTTGGAAACCAGAAAACACTGTATCCTGATATGCCTGCAACATTTGAGGCCGCTGAGGCTCTTATCAAGGATGGCTTCAAAGTTATGGTTTATACTAACGATGACCCGATAGCAGCGAAGCGGCTAGAGGAAATGGGCTGCGTCGCTATTATGCCACTCGGTGCTCCGATCGGCTCTGGCTTAGGAGTGCAAAATCCGGTTCAAATTAGGCTTATTATCGAAGAAGCAAAAGTACCTGTGTTGGTAGATGCAGGTGTTGGAACGGCTTCTGAAGCCTCCGTTGCTATGGAGCTTGGCTGCGACGGTGTGTTGATGAATACGGCAATTGCAGAGGCCAAAGACCCAATTTTAATGGCACGTGCGATGAAACTGGCAGTAGAAAGTGGTCGTTTGGCCTATCTCGCTGGCCGTATGCCCAAGCGATTATATGCGGACCCAAGTTCGCCTTTAGCTGGATTGATTTAAAAACCGGTTTTTAGGTACAAGGTTACGCGCAATGCTTCGCATAAAAAAAAGGGCCGTTCGGCCCTTTTAATTTAGCTATTCTATTTTACCTACCAGAGGCTTGCTTTGCTTTTGAACGTGCCCTGGCAATCGCAGCCTTCATGCTGCCGATACCTTCTGCTCCCAAAAGAACGCTATCACCGATAATATAGCCAGGAGTTCCTTCAAAGCCGATGTCGCGGCCAATCGCCAAAACATTCTCGATCCGTTTGTCGATGAGTTTGCTTTGCATATCAGACTTTAGGCGGAGAACATCAAGGCCAACTGATTGTGCAATCTGATAAACACCGTCTTCAGTTAATGAGCCAGCTGACGTCATGAGAGCCTTGTGAAATTCACCAAACTTTCCTTGCTTTTGAGACGCAAGCGCCGCGCGTGCAGCAATCCTGGAAACTGGTGCTGCATCAGGGCGGTCCAGAACCGGGAATTGTTGTGGTACAAACCGAATATTTTTGTCTTCTTCCAAAAGTGGAAGGATTGCAGAGGCAAAATGACGGCGACAAAAGCCGCAACGAT encodes:
- the accB gene encoding acetyl-CoA carboxylase biotin carboxyl carrier protein, which codes for MSKLNDYKELIRELAELLDKSTLSEIEVEEDDFRIRVGRDVPSTLSYSAPPQAPVAPVAAAPVAAAPATPVAAAPAAASNAADHPGAVTAPMVGTAYASPSPDAAAFVKVGDKVKEGDTLLIIEAMKVMNQIPSTKSGTVKEILFSDSQPVEYGEVLCIIE
- the aroQ gene encoding type II 3-dehydroquinate dehydratase, which codes for MSDNKNNLIYILNGPNLNLLGTREVDIYGETTLADLQEISSAKASECGYACDFRQTNTEGELVDWIQEGGRSAAGIIINAAAYTHTSVAIHDAIAAIDVPVIEVHLSNIFAREDYRHHSFVSDVSAGVICGFGANGYKLAVTALADLLQQGS
- a CDS encoding DsbA family protein, giving the protein MKKFLLSGITASLLIIATSLQTAFAQNVSDDERQKIESVIQEYLANNPEIVIQAIQQFQRQRQTANMLSQVNLYRGYLENDPEATVLGNPNGDVTIVEFFDYRCGFCRRHFASAILPLLEEDKNIRFVPQQFPVLDRPDAAPVSRIAARAALASQKQGKFGEFHKALMTSAGSLTEDGVYQIAQSVGLDVLRLKSDMQSKLIDKRIENVLAIGRDIGFEGTPGYIIGDSVLLGAEGIGSMKAAIARARSKAKQASGR